One stretch of Cygnus olor isolate bCygOlo1 chromosome 1, bCygOlo1.pri.v2, whole genome shotgun sequence DNA includes these proteins:
- the LPAR6 gene encoding LOW QUALITY PROTEIN: lysophosphatidic acid receptor 6 (The sequence of the model RefSeq protein was modified relative to this genomic sequence to represent the inferred CDS: inserted 1 base in 1 codon) — protein sequence MVSSNCSTEDSFKYTLYGCIFSMVFVLGLIANCVAIYIFTFNVKVRNETTTYMLNLAISDLLFVFTLPFRIYYFTERNWPFGDILCKISVTLFYTNMYGSILFLTCISVDRFLAIVYPFQSKTLRTKRNAKIVCAAVWITVLAGSTPASFFQSTNLRNNTEQRTCFENFPEATWKTYLSRIVIFIEIVGFFIPLIVNVTCSTMVLRTLNKPLTLSRNKLSKKKVLKMIFVHLVIFCSCFVPYNITLILYSLMRTQTWINCSVVTAVRTMYPVTLCIAVSNCCFDPIVYYFTSDXNSKFDKK from the exons ATGGTAAGCTCTAATTGTTCCACTGAGGACTCCTTTAAATATACTTTATACGGATGTATCTTTAGCATGGTATTTGTTCTTGGCCTCATAGCAAACTGTGTTGCTATctacattttcacttttaacGTAAAAGTGCGAAATGAGACTACCACATACATGCTTAATTTAGCAATATCTGATctgctttttgtatttacattGCCCTTCAGGATTTATTactttacagaaagaaactgGCCCTTTGGAGACATTCTTTGCAAGATTTCTGTCACACTGTTTTATACAAACATGTATGGGAGCATTTTGTTTTTGACCTGCATAAGCGTAGATCGCTTTCTAGCTATAGTTTACCCATTTCAATCGAAGACCCTTCGAaccaaaagaaatgcaaaaattgtCTGTGCTGCAGTATGGATAACAGTGTTAGCAGGGAGCACACCGGCAAGCTTCTTTCAGTCTACAAACCTCCGGAATAACACCGAACAAAGAACATGCTTTGAAAACTTTCCAGAGGCTACCTGGAAAACTTACCTATCCAGAATTGTTATCTTCATTGAAATAGTGGGATTTTTCATTCCACTCATCGTGAACGTGACCTGTTCTACTATGGTCCTACGAACACTGAACAAACCCCTTACGTTAAGTCGGAATAAATTAAGCAAGAAAAAGGTactcaaaatgatttttgtcCACCTGGTGATATTCTGCTCCTGTTTTGTGCCTTATAACATTACCTTAATACTTTACTCTCTCATGAGAACGCAGACGTGGATTAATTGTTCGGTGGTAACCGCAGTCAGGACTATGTACCCTGTCACCCTGTGCATCGCCGTCTCAAACTGTTGTTTTGACCCAATAGTGTATTATTTCACTTCAG ACAATTCAAAATTCGATAAAAAGTAA